One genomic segment of Devosia sp. includes these proteins:
- a CDS encoding Wzz/FepE/Etk N-terminal domain-containing protein, whose protein sequence is MANESMGNGDARIDVRAVLTAIVRRLPRIIAVTLLLLAATFVFLMFQPRLYESSASILVEPRSNPYARASGEQAPSLTGGEAGVVSSQIELLKSRDTLLTVIDQLDLRSEAEFNGSGASLSPLGLVFQLMGRTGAPVSVDETVLATLYDRLTVVQERDSRIISVLVRSTSPQLAAEIANAVANAHVNRRASLSIADTADASGWLRSEIDRLRVSVQEAESAVAEFKVNNDLFTGQNNTSLLDQQLSTISSQITAAQERKNTAMSRATLIRELIQRGQPIEAIADVRNSAVIQQLSQEKARLQGERAQRSATLLSNHPTIRALNAQIGELDTQIRLEAQRVADGFEAEAEIEADLATSLEAELARAKTSASTATRDTVALDGLEREAKAQRDLLEAYLARYNEASSRVEANSALPDVRVVSMAAPAVSPASPKSSLILLAVGLVAVLGQVGAVIFSELMSGRAVVEIQRRPAGDAGFAPEFVAEAEPVETAAIIEAEPAAAVVVTAEPALSSAATTEPLPAAEKPGRARSLFRSLGAILPKRSAPPVDTDAEQSVAPAVEPARPEAPAQSNQAAAAFIRTLTTPQASDDGRSRDHSGGEPQPSRSAPLMADPTPQADQEWAAASDWHDEAEPPTPPATAASRRATTLAYGELIGDLVMGRNHLLLLADNGASQPAAHLAEDIAADALAKGLSVALIDAGTGRQSDEPGISDLSLGLAGFGDVVQKSADNTFAEVNWGGGARIDTTSSRPTTLVEALGDIYEVVLVLTGPLSRASTLPLFADLDGRVVLVGADEQDADALEEAREQLQRAGLGRVDIATVNAAVAA, encoded by the coding sequence ATGGCCAATGAGTCGATGGGAAATGGGGATGCGCGCATAGATGTGCGTGCGGTGCTGACGGCGATCGTGCGCCGGCTGCCGCGGATCATCGCCGTTACCCTGCTGCTGCTGGCGGCCACCTTTGTTTTCCTGATGTTCCAGCCCCGTCTCTATGAGTCGTCGGCCTCCATCCTTGTCGAGCCGCGCTCAAATCCCTATGCCCGCGCCTCCGGCGAGCAGGCGCCCAGCCTGACGGGCGGAGAGGCGGGCGTCGTCTCGAGCCAGATCGAGCTGCTGAAATCCCGCGACACGCTGCTGACCGTCATTGACCAGCTGGACCTGCGGTCCGAGGCCGAGTTCAACGGCAGCGGCGCCAGTCTCTCGCCACTCGGTCTCGTCTTTCAGTTGATGGGACGCACCGGCGCGCCCGTCAGTGTCGACGAAACGGTTCTCGCGACACTCTACGATCGGCTCACTGTGGTGCAGGAGCGCGATTCCCGCATCATCTCCGTCCTCGTTCGCTCGACCAGCCCGCAACTGGCTGCCGAAATCGCCAATGCTGTGGCCAATGCCCACGTGAACCGCCGCGCTTCGCTGTCCATCGCCGATACCGCCGATGCCTCCGGCTGGCTGCGCTCGGAAATAGATCGTCTGCGCGTCTCGGTGCAGGAAGCCGAGTCGGCCGTGGCCGAGTTCAAGGTCAACAACGACCTCTTCACCGGCCAGAACAATACCAGCCTGCTCGATCAGCAGCTTTCCACTATCTCCTCGCAGATCACCGCTGCGCAGGAGCGCAAGAACACGGCCATGTCGCGGGCCACCCTGATCCGCGAACTGATCCAGCGTGGCCAGCCCATCGAGGCCATTGCCGATGTGCGCAATTCCGCCGTCATCCAGCAACTGAGCCAGGAAAAGGCCCGGCTGCAGGGTGAGCGGGCGCAGCGTTCGGCGACCCTGTTGTCCAATCACCCGACGATTCGCGCGCTCAATGCGCAGATTGGCGAACTGGACACCCAGATCCGCCTAGAAGCGCAGCGCGTTGCCGATGGATTCGAAGCCGAAGCTGAGATCGAGGCCGATTTGGCGACCTCGCTTGAGGCCGAATTGGCGCGCGCAAAAACCTCCGCCTCCACCGCCACCCGCGATACCGTCGCGCTGGATGGCCTGGAGCGGGAGGCGAAGGCACAGCGCGATCTGCTCGAGGCCTATCTCGCCCGTTACAACGAGGCATCGTCTCGCGTGGAGGCCAATTCGGCGCTGCCCGATGTCCGCGTCGTCTCGATGGCCGCCCCGGCCGTCTCGCCAGCCTCGCCCAAGTCGTCGCTGATCCTGCTGGCCGTCGGACTAGTTGCCGTATTGGGGCAGGTGGGCGCCGTGATTTTCAGCGAACTGATGTCCGGCCGCGCCGTAGTGGAAATCCAGCGCCGGCCCGCAGGTGATGCCGGTTTTGCGCCGGAATTCGTTGCCGAGGCCGAACCTGTCGAAACAGCAGCGATTATTGAGGCAGAACCCGCAGCCGCAGTCGTTGTCACAGCCGAGCCGGCCTTGTCTTCCGCTGCGACTACCGAGCCGCTGCCCGCGGCTGAAAAGCCGGGCAGGGCACGGAGCCTGTTCCGGTCGTTGGGCGCTATCCTGCCGAAACGTTCCGCGCCGCCAGTCGATACTGACGCCGAACAGTCCGTCGCCCCTGCCGTCGAACCGGCACGTCCGGAAGCGCCCGCCCAATCCAATCAGGCCGCTGCAGCTTTCATTCGCACGCTGACGACCCCCCAAGCATCAGATGACGGCCGCTCTCGAGACCACTCTGGTGGTGAACCTCAGCCCTCCCGCAGCGCGCCGCTGATGGCAGACCCAACGCCCCAGGCCGATCAGGAATGGGCTGCTGCCTCGGACTGGCATGATGAAGCCGAGCCACCCACGCCCCCCGCCACCGCTGCATCGCGCCGGGCCACGACCCTGGCCTATGGCGAATTGATCGGCGATCTCGTGATGGGGCGTAACCATCTGCTGCTGCTGGCCGACAATGGCGCCAGCCAGCCCGCTGCCCACCTCGCGGAGGACATCGCGGCCGATGCTCTGGCCAAAGGCCTCAGCGTGGCGCTCATCGATGCCGGCACCGGCCGGCAGAGCGACGAGCCCGGCATCAGCGACCTCAGCCTGGGTCTCGCCGGTTTTGGCGATGTGGTTCAGAAATCCGCCGACAACACCTTTGCCGAAGTGAACTGGGGCGGGGGCGCCCGCATCGATACGACGTCCTCCCGCCCGACGACGCTGGTGGAGGCACTTGGCGATATCTACGAGGTCGTCCTGGTGCTGACCGGTCCATTGAGCCGCGCGTCGACCCTGCCATTGTTTGCCGATCTGGATGGCCGGGTGGTTCTGGTCGGGGCTGACGAGCAGGACGCCGACGCACTCGAAGAGGCGCGCGAACAATTGCAGCGCGCCGGGCTGGGCCGGGTCGATATCGCCACGGTGAATGCGGCGGTCGCGGCCTGA
- a CDS encoding undecaprenyl-phosphate glucose phosphotransferase: protein MFRVDPKKAILDHASRPSGDDDGFVRLRPQAEAIIRAPVERTMSSAVVAGVAQVAEAALLALLGYGIHAAYIEPQQDAFYIPVILATTLLANILFNAVRSHRVAAYRTFLSQIGRVLGAWTVVMVVLTAGIFFFKASDMVSRVWLLTWFASGAVLLIAFRLLLRTMVQHWTAQGRLKRRTVIVGGGADAEDLIHHIEAGANRDINLLGLFDDRIDDRSPDFVAGYQKLGKVAELIEFARRTPVDLVIVSMPLSAEKRVLDMLTQLWVLPVDIRLSAHMSKLKFTEKAYSYVGDVPVLDMADRPISDWNLVFKWVFDKVVALSALILLSPIMVITAIAIKLESKGPVFFVQHRHGFNNELIRIYKFRSMRTDMLDAAAAKLVTKDDPRVTRVGKFIRRTSIDELPQLFNVLKGELSIVGPRPHALQAKADNKLYYEAVEGYFARHRVKPGITGWAQINGWRGETDTIDKIMQRVNHDLYYIEHWSILLDLYILVMTPVSLVAKNENAY from the coding sequence ATGTTTCGCGTCGATCCCAAGAAGGCCATTCTCGACCATGCGTCGCGCCCGTCCGGCGATGACGATGGTTTTGTTCGTCTGAGGCCACAGGCCGAAGCGATTATCCGCGCGCCGGTCGAGCGCACCATGTCCAGCGCCGTGGTTGCCGGTGTCGCGCAGGTGGCGGAAGCCGCTCTGCTGGCCCTGCTCGGCTATGGCATTCACGCCGCCTATATCGAGCCGCAGCAGGATGCGTTCTATATTCCCGTCATCCTTGCGACGACGCTGCTGGCCAATATCCTGTTCAATGCCGTGCGCTCGCACCGCGTAGCCGCCTATCGCACCTTCCTCTCGCAGATCGGCCGGGTGTTGGGCGCCTGGACCGTGGTCATGGTGGTGCTCACGGCCGGCATCTTTTTCTTCAAGGCATCCGACATGGTGTCGCGCGTCTGGCTGCTGACCTGGTTCGCATCCGGCGCAGTCCTGCTGATCGCGTTCCGGCTGTTGCTGCGCACCATGGTGCAGCACTGGACGGCCCAGGGTCGGCTCAAGCGCCGCACGGTCATTGTCGGCGGCGGTGCCGATGCCGAAGACCTCATTCACCACATCGAAGCCGGCGCCAATCGCGATATCAACCTGCTCGGCCTGTTCGACGACCGCATTGACGACCGCTCGCCCGATTTCGTTGCGGGCTACCAGAAGCTGGGCAAGGTTGCCGAACTCATCGAGTTTGCGCGCCGCACGCCGGTCGACCTGGTGATCGTCTCCATGCCGCTCTCGGCCGAAAAGCGCGTGCTCGACATGCTCACCCAGCTCTGGGTGCTGCCGGTGGACATTCGCCTGTCGGCCCATATGAGCAAGCTGAAATTCACCGAAAAGGCCTATTCCTATGTGGGCGATGTTCCGGTGCTCGACATGGCCGACCGGCCTATTTCGGACTGGAACCTGGTGTTCAAATGGGTGTTCGACAAGGTCGTCGCCCTCTCCGCGCTGATCCTGCTGTCGCCGATCATGGTGATCACCGCCATTGCGATAAAGCTCGAAAGCAAGGGGCCCGTGTTCTTCGTGCAGCACCGGCATGGCTTCAACAACGAGCTGATCCGCATCTACAAATTCCGTTCGATGCGCACCGACATGCTGGACGCGGCAGCGGCCAAGCTGGTGACCAAGGACGATCCGCGCGTCACCCGCGTTGGCAAGTTCATCCGCCGCACCTCGATTGACGAGTTGCCGCAGCTGTTCAATGTGCTCAAGGGCGAGTTGTCCATCGTTGGCCCGCGTCCCCATGCGCTGCAGGCCAAGGCCGACAACAAGCTCTACTATGAAGCGGTTGAAGGCTATTTTGCCCGGCACCGCGTCAAACCCGGCATTACCGGCTGGGCCCAGATCAATGGCTGGCGCGGCGAGACCGACACGATCGACAAGATCATGCAGCGCGTCAATCACGACCTCTATTACATCGAGCACTGGTCCATCCTGCTCGATCTCTACATCCTGGTGATGACGCCGGTGTCGCTGGTCGCCAAGAACGAGAACGCCTATTGA
- a CDS encoding glycosyltransferase family 4 protein produces the protein MAEKPMRILQVMRAPVGGLFRHVADLTRALSARGHSIGLIVDTLANDGQTESRLAELEPHAALGIHRYPMPRVLGRGDLTTPFAVSGLARRLDIDIMHGHGAKGGFYARLAKLAGARAEIFYTPHGGVLHFDPRGMSGRLFHALERRLMGFTNTIIFESAFAGEAYSRLIAAPSCRSAIIHNGLVDTEFEPVTIRPDAADFVFVGELRALKGIFPLVEALAPLKRPDGTPATLVMAGDGPDRAELETRLEQAGLTKRVTLLGSRPAREAFAQARCAVVPSLAESLPYIVLEAAAAGLPVITTGVGGIPEIFGPYAQRLIPAGDPEALRAAMGAVLAAPDAAIADMQLLRARVSEHFSVGRMTEAIAGLYRGDPHKDPNRLHRV, from the coding sequence GTGGCCGAAAAACCCATGCGGATCCTGCAGGTCATGCGCGCGCCTGTTGGCGGGCTGTTTCGCCACGTCGCCGACCTCACCCGCGCCCTTTCGGCGCGTGGGCACAGCATTGGCCTTATCGTCGACACCCTGGCCAATGATGGGCAGACCGAGAGCAGGCTGGCAGAGCTTGAACCTCATGCCGCGCTCGGCATTCACCGCTATCCGATGCCCCGCGTACTGGGTCGCGGCGACCTCACCACGCCCTTTGCGGTATCTGGCCTGGCGCGCCGTCTCGACATCGACATCATGCACGGCCACGGCGCCAAAGGCGGTTTCTATGCGCGACTGGCCAAGCTGGCCGGTGCAAGGGCCGAGATATTCTACACCCCGCATGGCGGCGTCTTGCACTTTGACCCAAGGGGCATGTCCGGCCGTTTATTCCATGCGCTCGAACGCCGGCTCATGGGGTTCACCAACACCATCATTTTCGAGAGCGCTTTCGCAGGGGAGGCCTATTCCCGTCTGATCGCGGCGCCCAGCTGCCGCAGTGCGATCATCCATAATGGCCTGGTTGATACTGAATTCGAGCCTGTCACGATCCGCCCCGATGCAGCAGACTTCGTGTTCGTGGGTGAATTGCGGGCACTCAAGGGCATCTTTCCGCTGGTCGAAGCGCTGGCGCCGCTCAAGCGGCCCGACGGCACGCCCGCAACGCTGGTCATGGCTGGTGATGGGCCCGACCGCGCGGAACTGGAAACACGGCTAGAGCAGGCCGGCCTCACAAAGCGCGTGACCCTTCTCGGCTCCCGCCCTGCCCGGGAGGCGTTTGCGCAGGCGCGCTGCGCCGTCGTGCCCTCGCTGGCCGAGTCCCTGCCCTATATCGTTCTGGAGGCCGCAGCCGCCGGGCTCCCCGTGATCACGACGGGCGTGGGCGGTATTCCCGAAATCTTCGGGCCCTATGCACAAAGGCTGATTCCGGCCGGCGACCCTGAGGCGCTTCGCGCTGCCATGGGCGCCGTTCTTGCCGCACCGGATGCCGCAATCGCCGACATGCAGCTCCTGCGCGCCCGCGTCAGCGAGCACTTCTCGGTCGGGCGAATGACCGAGGCCATAGCAGGCCTCTATCGTGGCGATCCGCACAAAGACCCGAACAGGCTTCACCGAGTTTAA
- the rplM gene encoding 50S ribosomal protein L13, giving the protein MSTYSAKPSEIEKKWVLIDAEGLVVGRLASIIASRLRGKHKPTFTPHMDMGDNIIVINAEKVKLTGRKLDQHRFYWHTGYPGGIKDRTARELLEGRFPNRVLENAVRRMMPGGPLTRAQLKNLRVYAGAEHPHEAQNPTKLDVAAMNSKNVRVK; this is encoded by the coding sequence ATGAGCACGTACTCGGCAAAACCGAGCGAGATCGAAAAGAAGTGGGTCCTCATCGACGCCGAAGGGCTGGTCGTGGGTCGCCTGGCCTCGATCATCGCCTCGCGTCTGCGCGGCAAGCACAAGCCGACCTTCACCCCGCACATGGACATGGGTGACAATATCATCGTCATCAATGCCGAGAAGGTGAAGCTGACCGGTCGCAAGCTGGACCAGCACCGCTTCTACTGGCACACCGGCTATCCCGGTGGCATCAAGGACCGCACCGCGCGTGAGCTGCTGGAAGGCCGCTTCCCGAACCGCGTCCTCGAGAACGCCGTGCGCCGCATGATGCCGGGCGGTCCGCTGACCCGCGCCCAGCTCAAGAACCTGCGCGTCTATGCCGGTGCTGAGCATCCCCACGAAGCGCAGAACCCGACCAAGCTCGACGTCGCTGCGATGAACTCCAAGAACGTCCGGGTGAAGTAA
- a CDS encoding COX15/CtaA family protein: MTTTQDAAQGQVRFASDRLRPVRIWLYGLAAFVLLIVVVGGITRLTESGLSITSWKPVSGVIPPLNQAEWEAEFEAYKQIPQYNVLNSWMSLDDFKFIFFWEWFHRLLARALGIVFLIPFVVFLVQKRLSRELAWPLFGLFVLGGFQGALGWWMVTSGLTELTSVSQYRLAAHLTAASLLFIALVYVARSLTPGRVLGHVTRFHMLTAGLLAVLVILQIGAGAFVAGLDAGMGYNTWPLMDGAIIPNGLFAMDPFWRNLFENALTVQFIHRGIAYLLVAYVAWLIWVRHRDGGFSGVHGWLPRIGVVVLLQVALGVMTLLHSVPISLAVGHQSLAFMLAGLSIGYIADMRRAR, from the coding sequence GTGACCACAACGCAAGATGCCGCACAGGGCCAGGTTCGCTTTGCCAGTGACAGGCTGCGCCCGGTCCGCATCTGGCTCTACGGCCTTGCCGCCTTCGTGCTGCTGATCGTGGTTGTCGGCGGGATTACCCGCCTCACCGAGTCCGGCCTGTCTATCACGTCGTGGAAGCCGGTTTCCGGCGTCATCCCGCCGCTGAACCAGGCGGAGTGGGAAGCCGAGTTCGAGGCCTACAAACAGATTCCGCAGTACAACGTGCTCAACTCCTGGATGAGCCTGGACGACTTCAAGTTCATCTTCTTCTGGGAGTGGTTCCATCGTCTCCTGGCGCGGGCGCTTGGTATTGTCTTTCTCATTCCCTTCGTTGTTTTCCTGGTTCAGAAGCGGCTGTCACGCGAACTGGCATGGCCGCTCTTCGGCCTTTTCGTGCTGGGCGGCTTTCAGGGCGCTTTGGGCTGGTGGATGGTGACCTCTGGCCTGACCGAGTTGACATCGGTGTCTCAATACCGCCTGGCCGCGCACCTGACGGCGGCATCGCTGCTGTTCATAGCGCTGGTCTATGTCGCGCGCTCCCTCACGCCGGGACGCGTTCTGGGCCACGTCACCCGCTTTCACATGCTCACCGCCGGCCTATTGGCCGTGCTGGTGATCCTGCAGATCGGGGCAGGGGCCTTCGTTGCGGGGCTGGACGCCGGCATGGGCTACAATACCTGGCCGCTCATGGATGGTGCCATCATTCCCAATGGCCTCTTTGCCATGGACCCATTCTGGCGCAACCTGTTCGAGAACGCGCTGACCGTTCAGTTCATTCATCGCGGTATCGCCTATCTCCTTGTCGCCTATGTCGCCTGGCTGATCTGGGTGCGCCATCGCGATGGTGGCTTTTCCGGCGTCCACGGCTGGCTGCCGCGTATCGGCGTGGTCGTGCTGCTGCAGGTGGCGCTTGGGGTGATGACGCTTCTGCACAGCGTGCCCATCTCCCTGGCCGTTGGCCACCAGAGCCTGGCCTTCATGCTCGCAGGTCTCAGCATCGGCTATATCGCCGATATGCGGCGCGCCAGATAG
- a CDS encoding DUF2842 domain-containing protein translates to MTQRNRKLIGGFALVASIVVWSILATWIYLLFPEGLPGLVLIAYFIVAGMGWIFPAMVLVRWMSRPDAPTKS, encoded by the coding sequence ATGACCCAGCGTAACCGCAAGTTGATCGGTGGATTCGCCCTGGTGGCCTCGATAGTCGTCTGGTCGATCCTGGCCACATGGATCTATCTGCTGTTTCCCGAGGGCCTGCCGGGACTGGTGCTGATTGCCTATTTCATCGTTGCCGGCATGGGCTGGATCTTTCCGGCCATGGTGCTGGTTCGCTGGATGAGCCGGCCGGACGCGCCGACCAAATCCTGA
- a CDS encoding polysaccharide biosynthesis/export family protein has product MRFLPLLLIALAAPLSACATTRPDVYLVETKGPYQLDSGDVVRVSVYGDAELSKSYRVDDNGAIAFPLVGPVPVRGATTEQASGRLASALANGYMRNPDVAVEIEQYRPFFIQGEVTSSGQFTYLYGMTVRGAVSTAGGFSDTADRERAVVYRRQNNQMVKGVVDLDFPIAPGDTIVIEERWF; this is encoded by the coding sequence ATGCGCTTTCTGCCGCTATTGCTGATCGCCCTGGCTGCGCCGCTGAGCGCCTGCGCCACGACGCGCCCGGACGTCTATCTGGTGGAGACAAAGGGCCCCTATCAGCTCGACTCGGGCGATGTGGTGCGCGTTTCCGTCTATGGCGATGCCGAGCTCAGCAAGTCCTACCGGGTGGACGACAATGGCGCCATTGCGTTTCCGCTGGTCGGCCCCGTCCCCGTCCGTGGCGCAACGACCGAACAGGCCAGCGGCCGCCTGGCCTCGGCCCTGGCCAACGGTTATATGCGCAACCCGGATGTGGCGGTGGAGATCGAGCAGTATCGCCCGTTCTTCATCCAGGGCGAGGTCACGAGTTCGGGGCAGTTTACCTATCTCTACGGCATGACCGTCCGGGGCGCCGTCAGCACCGCCGGCGGCTTCAGCGACACCGCCGACCGCGAGCGGGCCGTGGTCTATCGCCGCCAGAACAATCAGATGGTCAAAGGCGTCGTCGATCTCGATTTCCCGATTGCGCCGGGCGATACCATCGTCATCGAGGAGCGGTGGTTCTAG
- a CDS encoding polysaccharide deacetylase family protein has protein sequence MSLKYTAIRAAFDLLWLTGAPRLSQMLSRSRGVIFTLHRVLPGEPPPFSPNAILQVEPDFLDYCLERLRDLEIDIVSLDEALDRLAEKSKPRPFVVLTFDDAYRDNLQYALPILRRHEAPFTLYVPTAFVDGVGQIWWQAIEDIIASQEAVAFTENGETEYVDTATLAQKREAFDRLYWQMRKIDEPARLKLLSEFAANYGYDLDRQCRDLIMGWPQVRLFAGEPLCTIGAHTVNHYELAKLPLDQARNEIKGSVDVIEAQFGIRPKHFSYPLGGPMSCGPREFDLARDLGFRSAVTTRPGGLYPHHLKTPTALPRVSLNGYFQERRYVDVFASGGLFTQLGRLMG, from the coding sequence ATGTCGCTGAAATATACGGCCATCCGGGCAGCTTTCGACCTGCTCTGGCTGACCGGCGCCCCCCGTTTGAGCCAGATGCTGTCGCGCTCGCGCGGGGTGATCTTCACGCTCCATCGCGTGCTGCCCGGTGAACCGCCGCCATTCTCGCCCAACGCGATCCTCCAGGTGGAGCCGGACTTTCTCGATTACTGCCTTGAGCGGCTGCGCGATCTCGAAATCGATATTGTCTCGCTGGACGAGGCGCTCGACCGGCTGGCGGAAAAATCGAAGCCCCGGCCGTTCGTGGTGCTGACTTTCGATGATGCTTATCGCGACAATCTGCAATATGCGCTGCCCATTCTCCGCCGGCACGAGGCGCCATTCACGCTCTATGTACCCACCGCCTTCGTCGATGGCGTTGGCCAGATCTGGTGGCAGGCGATCGAAGACATCATCGCCAGCCAGGAAGCCGTGGCCTTCACCGAAAACGGGGAGACCGAATATGTCGACACGGCGACGCTGGCGCAAAAGCGCGAGGCCTTCGATCGTCTCTACTGGCAGATGCGCAAGATCGACGAGCCGGCGCGGCTGAAGCTCCTGTCCGAATTCGCGGCCAATTATGGGTATGATCTGGACCGCCAATGTCGTGACCTGATCATGGGCTGGCCGCAGGTCCGCCTGTTCGCCGGCGAACCGCTGTGCACCATTGGCGCCCATACGGTGAACCACTACGAACTGGCCAAGCTGCCGCTGGATCAGGCCCGCAATGAGATCAAGGGCTCGGTCGACGTCATCGAGGCGCAGTTCGGCATCCGGCCGAAGCACTTTTCCTATCCATTGGGCGGGCCCATGTCCTGCGGGCCGCGTGAATTTGACCTGGCGCGGGACCTGGGCTTCCGTTCCGCCGTCACCACAAGGCCGGGCGGCCTCTATCCGCACCACCTGAAAACACCGACGGCGCTGCCGCGCGTGTCGCTCAATGGCTACTTTCAGGAGCGGCGCTATGTCGACGTCTTTGCCAGCGGCGGCCTGTTTACCCAGCTTGGCCGGCTGATGGGCTGA
- a CDS encoding O-antigen ligase family protein, translated as MTATGTLDAGLVGAGSARPGLSYMHSRATRLMDILVGVWIFSGGVVLFEPSPYELTFLLLLPVALMAGLGLYRSTFGLMAIMLAFSPFALIACFQVKYSTVSDALIFTIVTIFLMVTSYFLANYIAEAPERRMRIVVIGYTAAAVMAAIIGTLAYLGLMPAADLFLRYGRAKAMFKDPNVFGPFLVLPAMFALQRILLGKGWQVITAGGIYMVLFVGVFVSFSRAAWGHFAVSSLIVLALVFLLEANAREKVRIMLMALAGGFMLIIALGGLLSIPAVGSLFEARASSQNYDTGETGRFGRQGYAFELALNNPWGLGPGEFRNLRIVEEPHNVYVSVLHVYGWGGGAMFYVLIAVTLWKCFTMVARPSPYRLLAIPVAATFPIVMAESVIIDSDHWRHIYLLIGLVWGLSSAVGMAGGKARNGERVLV; from the coding sequence TTGACCGCCACCGGCACACTCGATGCCGGTCTGGTTGGGGCCGGGTCCGCAAGACCCGGCCTCTCCTATATGCACAGCCGCGCCACCCGGCTCATGGATATCCTGGTCGGCGTCTGGATTTTTTCCGGCGGGGTGGTGCTGTTCGAGCCCTCACCCTATGAGTTGACGTTCCTGCTCCTGCTGCCCGTGGCGCTGATGGCCGGGCTTGGGCTCTACCGATCCACCTTCGGCCTCATGGCCATCATGCTGGCCTTTTCGCCCTTCGCCCTGATCGCCTGCTTCCAGGTGAAGTACAGCACGGTCAGCGACGCGCTGATCTTCACCATCGTGACCATCTTCCTCATGGTCACCTCCTATTTTCTGGCCAATTACATCGCCGAAGCCCCCGAAAGGCGCATGCGCATCGTGGTCATCGGCTATACGGCCGCCGCCGTCATGGCAGCGATCATCGGCACACTGGCCTATCTGGGCCTCATGCCGGCGGCCGACCTGTTCCTGCGCTATGGCCGCGCCAAGGCCATGTTCAAGGACCCGAACGTCTTCGGTCCCTTCCTCGTGCTGCCAGCGATGTTTGCGCTGCAGCGCATCCTGCTCGGCAAAGGCTGGCAGGTGATCACGGCGGGCGGCATCTACATGGTGCTGTTCGTCGGCGTCTTTGTCAGTTTTTCACGCGCCGCCTGGGGCCATTTCGCCGTCTCCTCACTGATCGTGCTGGCGCTGGTATTCCTTCTCGAGGCCAATGCCCGCGAGAAGGTACGGATCATGCTGATGGCTCTGGCCGGTGGCTTCATGCTCATCATAGCCCTGGGCGGATTGCTCTCGATTCCGGCCGTAGGCTCGCTGTTCGAAGCGCGGGCAAGTTCGCAGAACTACGATACCGGCGAGACGGGTCGGTTCGGCCGCCAGGGTTATGCATTCGAGCTGGCGCTCAACAATCCCTGGGGCCTGGGGCCGGGCGAGTTCCGCAACCTGCGGATCGTCGAAGAGCCGCACAACGTCTATGTCTCGGTCCTGCATGTCTATGGGTGGGGCGGCGGCGCCATGTTTTACGTGCTGATCGCGGTCACGCTGTGGAAGTGCTTCACCATGGTGGCACGCCCCTCCCCGTACCGCCTCCTCGCTATTCCCGTGGCCGCAACATTTCCAATCGTCATGGCCGAGTCGGTGATCATCGATTCCGATCACTGGCGCCACATCTACCTGTTGATCGGCCTGGTTTGGGGATTGTCCAGCGCGGTGGGCATGGCGGGCGGAAAAGCGCGGAACGGCGAGCGCGTGCTCGTCTAG
- the rpsI gene encoding 30S ribosomal protein S9: protein MAETINSLEDLGTTAAAPAANSAPIHEQKLDSLGRAYATGKRKNAVARVWIKPGKGTVTVNGREFAKYFARPVLQLIVKQPIVASERLDQYDVNVTVAGGGLSGQAGAVRHGISKALTYFEPALRPVLKKGGFLTRDSRVVERKKYGKAKARRSFQFSKR, encoded by the coding sequence ATGGCCGAAACCATCAACTCCCTCGAAGACCTCGGCACCACTGCCGCAGCACCTGCTGCCAATTCCGCGCCGATCCATGAGCAGAAGCTCGACAGCCTCGGCCGCGCCTATGCCACCGGCAAGCGCAAGAACGCCGTGGCCCGCGTCTGGATCAAGCCGGGCAAGGGTACCGTGACCGTCAACGGCCGCGAATTCGCCAAGTACTTTGCCCGTCCGGTTCTGCAGCTGATCGTCAAGCAGCCGATCGTCGCCTCCGAGCGCCTCGACCAGTACGACGTCAACGTCACCGTTGCCGGTGGTGGTCTGTCCGGCCAGGCCGGTGCTGTCCGTCACGGCATCTCCAAGGCTCTCACCTACTTCGAACCCGCCCTGCGCCCGGTTCTGAAGAAGGGTGGCTTCCTGACCCGCGACAGCCGCGTGGTCGAGCGTAAGAAGTACGGCAAGGCCAAGGCCCGCCGCTCCTTCCAGTTCTCCAAGCGCTAA